The Lacrimispora xylanolytica genome has a segment encoding these proteins:
- a CDS encoding SIR2 family protein, whose amino-acid sequence MSDELEVKELKSSLIGNCPTLFLGAGFSRDAICDSGTMPTGKEICLELIQNFVIGKVNQKEITEMEYKEIEQYKIRELCSCIDDMYGGKTAREKFLTERLKNARAKSVFNNEGFHGYLVDYPWKRIYTVNIDDLVENIYENVKKSYFSYGLKEYIPNSIGENMMLIKLHGDVKKPDAGYIFSKDEYNELITKKIDLGLMAFTGELYSTSDIIFIGASLDEPDFEYYLQLYGSLQLQSNKNKLFFIEPYPSLALKQKAKNLNASVIEWTTEQFLRFLHTLNYAPDEVKKVRMELNYSKIFRLDDIMHIFKKPYESSIYQGFNCSWQDVFESWTFENDTLILAKNRLEELIARKSTTKCFCIYGGSFSGKSTLLKQLGVYLHNQDYEVMEYKGGYINRNVIKKYINKTDFSQYAIIIDNASYYYNEIEKMFQDNYLGKTVVFLCASRIYYHNRKKYYLEGNCYTDFECTDIITDSDAKIIEKKLSDKKYLSSLIELPRTKRQQEILRKRSIVSLIIDLTYGKGILKKLKRKMLDVSHLSRDEIRLLLEIAIFDKADIEYYPMELFNERYGKAVDLAVNIDIKNLKIVDYIRYDDQGLSLRNSLFQDEIIKKNRQQVYGIIKELLIFISRYVHEGNNDIWIIVFQSLLKEKKLSDQFIFSIKEIGNLLYELKDYFENISYYWLQLGIYEQQNGDFAKALSHLKFAQHIQPNSFKIKHAIARNYLKFANSQSNVSEALVLFDTGERLIKELIYSKDFYIKKAKPFSISCYVTEKVKLIRKFKVDVATKELCEIRDILNEVYKSEDKYIANAMQDFYKLLCYLGKQSIIRISINSPYYNLMSQSIQSNEDIDVLVESI is encoded by the coding sequence ATGAGTGATGAATTAGAAGTAAAGGAGCTGAAAAGCAGTCTAATAGGGAATTGCCCAACATTATTTTTAGGTGCAGGTTTTTCTAGAGATGCAATTTGTGATTCCGGTACAATGCCGACAGGAAAAGAGATCTGTCTTGAATTAATTCAGAATTTTGTAATAGGTAAAGTAAATCAAAAAGAAATTACAGAGATGGAATATAAAGAAATAGAGCAATATAAAATAAGAGAACTATGTAGTTGCATTGATGATATGTACGGGGGGAAAACAGCTAGAGAAAAATTTTTGACAGAACGATTAAAAAATGCGAGGGCTAAATCAGTATTTAATAATGAGGGGTTTCACGGATATTTAGTGGACTATCCGTGGAAACGGATATATACTGTAAATATTGATGATCTTGTAGAAAATATTTATGAGAATGTGAAAAAATCATATTTTTCCTATGGGTTAAAGGAATATATACCTAATAGTATTGGCGAAAATATGATGTTGATAAAACTCCATGGAGATGTTAAAAAACCAGATGCAGGATATATATTTAGTAAAGATGAGTATAATGAGCTAATTACAAAAAAAATTGACTTGGGTTTAATGGCTTTTACAGGTGAATTATACTCCACAAGTGACATCATTTTTATTGGTGCATCACTTGATGAACCAGACTTTGAATACTATCTTCAACTTTACGGAAGTTTACAATTACAGAGTAACAAAAACAAGTTGTTTTTTATAGAGCCATATCCATCATTAGCTCTTAAGCAAAAAGCCAAGAATTTAAATGCAAGCGTTATAGAATGGACTACAGAACAATTTTTGAGATTTCTTCATACTTTAAATTATGCTCCAGATGAAGTTAAAAAAGTTAGAATGGAACTGAATTATAGTAAAATTTTTAGACTCGATGATATAATGCATATTTTCAAAAAGCCATATGAGAGTAGTATCTATCAAGGTTTTAATTGCAGTTGGCAAGATGTTTTTGAAAGTTGGACATTTGAAAATGATACATTAATTTTAGCAAAAAATAGATTAGAAGAATTAATAGCCCGAAAATCAACTACAAAGTGCTTTTGCATATATGGAGGCTCTTTCTCTGGTAAAAGTACATTACTAAAGCAACTAGGGGTATACCTACATAATCAAGATTATGAAGTAATGGAATATAAAGGTGGGTATATAAATAGAAATGTAATCAAGAAATATATAAATAAGACTGATTTTTCACAGTACGCTATTATTATTGATAATGCAAGTTATTATTATAATGAAATTGAAAAAATGTTTCAAGATAACTATTTAGGAAAAACTGTAGTGTTCTTATGTGCTTCTCGTATATATTATCATAACAGAAAAAAATATTATTTAGAGGGTAATTGTTATACTGATTTTGAGTGTACAGATATAATAACTGATAGCGATGCTAAAATAATAGAAAAAAAATTATCTGATAAAAAGTATTTATCAAGTTTGATAGAATTACCTAGAACGAAGAGACAACAAGAAATTTTAAGGAAGCGTAGTATAGTTAGTTTAATTATAGATTTAACATATGGAAAAGGCATACTAAAAAAGCTAAAAAGAAAAATGTTAGATGTAAGCCATTTATCAAGAGACGAAATTAGATTATTGTTAGAAATCGCAATTTTTGATAAAGCTGATATAGAATACTATCCAATGGAATTATTCAATGAAAGATATGGGAAAGCAGTTGACTTGGCGGTAAATATAGATATTAAAAATTTGAAAATAGTAGACTATATAAGGTATGATGATCAAGGGCTTTCTTTAAGAAATTCTTTATTTCAGGATGAGATAATAAAGAAAAACAGACAACAGGTCTATGGCATTATAAAAGAATTACTTATATTCATTTCAAGATATGTACATGAAGGAAATAATGATATATGGATTATTGTTTTTCAAAGTTTACTCAAAGAAAAAAAACTAAGTGATCAATTTATATTTAGCATAAAAGAAATTGGAAATTTACTATATGAATTAAAAGATTATTTTGAAAATATTAGCTATTATTGGTTACAGTTAGGAATATATGAGCAACAAAATGGTGATTTTGCCAAAGCGTTAAGTCACTTGAAATTTGCTCAACATATACAGCCAAATTCTTTTAAAATTAAGCATGCGATAGCAAGAAATTATCTTAAATTTGCTAATAGTCAGTCTAATGTGTCGGAGGCCTTAGTTTTATTCGATACAGGAGAACGCCTTATAAAAGAACTTATTTATAGCAAAGATTTTTATATTAAGAAAGCAAAACCGTTTTCAATTAGTTGCTATGTTACTGAAAAAGTTAAATTAATACGAAAGTTTAAGGTTGATGTTGCAACTAAAGAGCTTTGTGAAATTCGTGATATACTAAATGAAGTTTACAAATCAGAGGATAAATATATTGCTAATGCAATGCAAGATTTTTATAAATTATTGTGTTATTTAGGTAAACAATCTATAATAAGAATAAGTATTAATAGCCCTTATTATAATTTAATGAGCCAAAGCATTCAGAGTAATGAAGATATAGATGTTTTAGTTGAGTCGATATAG
- a CDS encoding pirin family protein has translation MSKKIKAIEKIGFQWGMDSPFLACMHHKDHFPAGNEAQGPAVSLEGRRMGNDFSGKDGFSMYHGESVPGFPVHPHRGFETVTVVLEGIVDHFDSKGAQGRYGNGDVQWLTTGAGCQHVEMFPLVHQDKENPLELFQIWLNLPARSKFADPDYKMLWAEEIPVIKHTNEKGKTATIRLIAGRCEDKKSLEPTKNSWAAKEENHVGIQLVELEPEAEFHIIAGSKTLNRNLYFYEGTGSITIDGKNIDPSSRIKLSGEDDITVVNGDKTSYVLLLEGEPINEPVVQYGPFVMNSEQEIRNAYEDYQNTQFGGWPWPDDEPVHEREMGRFARYPDGSVVKR, from the coding sequence ATGAGTAAAAAGATAAAGGCAATTGAAAAAATAGGTTTCCAATGGGGAATGGACAGTCCGTTCCTGGCATGTATGCATCATAAGGATCATTTCCCGGCAGGGAATGAGGCACAAGGACCTGCTGTTTCTTTAGAAGGAAGAAGAATGGGTAATGATTTTTCAGGAAAAGACGGCTTTAGCATGTACCATGGTGAATCAGTTCCCGGATTTCCGGTTCATCCTCACCGTGGGTTTGAGACGGTTACCGTTGTATTGGAAGGGATTGTTGACCATTTTGATTCCAAGGGAGCCCAAGGACGTTATGGGAATGGCGACGTCCAATGGCTGACCACCGGAGCAGGCTGCCAGCATGTAGAGATGTTCCCCCTGGTGCATCAGGATAAGGAAAATCCCCTTGAACTATTTCAGATCTGGCTGAATCTACCGGCAAGGAGTAAATTCGCAGACCCGGATTACAAGATGCTATGGGCAGAAGAAATTCCAGTGATAAAGCATACCAATGAAAAAGGAAAGACAGCAACCATCCGATTAATTGCCGGAAGATGTGAAGATAAAAAAAGCCTGGAGCCAACGAAAAATTCATGGGCAGCAAAGGAAGAAAATCATGTAGGAATCCAGCTTGTGGAGCTGGAGCCAGAGGCAGAGTTTCATATCATTGCTGGTTCTAAGACCTTAAACCGCAACCTGTATTTTTATGAGGGAACCGGTTCTATTACCATAGACGGTAAAAACATAGATCCCTCTTCCCGAATCAAGCTTTCAGGAGAAGATGACATTACAGTGGTAAATGGAGATAAAACCAGCTACGTTTTACTACTGGAAGGAGAGCCCATCAATGAACCGGTGGTGCAATATGGACCATTTGTTATGAATTCCGAACAGGAAATACGAAATGCATATGAAGATTATCAGAATACCCAGTTCGGAGGCTGGCCATGGCCAGATGATGAGCCGGTCCATGAAAGGGAGATGGGAAGATTCGCCCGCTATCCAGATGGAAGTGTGGTAAAAAGGTAA
- a CDS encoding MarR family winged helix-turn-helix transcriptional regulator: MKKNKISYGKENDINLKAFIGLSRTTQALHRRAGAIFNQGGLTSAQFAALEALYHKGDLTINEIIDSILSTSGNMTVVINNLEKDAMIERHPNPKDKRSSIIAITQKGRDKIEEIFPRHVEDLAESFTGLEEEEKEMLVHLLKKINTRSESNE; this comes from the coding sequence ATGAAAAAGAACAAAATATCTTATGGAAAAGAAAATGATATCAATTTAAAGGCATTTATTGGACTTAGCAGGACGACTCAGGCACTTCACAGGAGGGCTGGTGCTATCTTTAATCAGGGAGGTCTGACATCTGCCCAATTTGCTGCGCTGGAGGCATTGTACCATAAAGGCGATTTAACAATTAATGAGATCATTGACAGTATTCTTTCTACCTCCGGAAATATGACGGTGGTAATTAACAACTTAGAAAAAGATGCCATGATAGAGCGACACCCCAATCCAAAGGATAAAAGATCAAGTATTATTGCTATCACACAAAAAGGGAGAGATAAAATAGAAGAGATATTTCCCAGACATGTGGAAGACTTAGCAGAGAGTTTTACTGGACTTGAGGAAGAGGAAAAGGAAATGTTAGTGCATCTGTTGAAAAAAATAAACACAAGGAGTGAATCAAATGAGTAA